Genomic DNA from uncultured Fibrobacter sp.:
GCCAAGCACCGACTTCTTCAACCGGATGCTGACGAATGTTCTTGTTCACCTTGATGAGTTCTTCGTTATCCACAGCGGTGGTCTTGCCTTCGCCGTAGATAGCGCCGATGTCGTCCTTCTTCACTTCGTTCTTCATGAAGTCGGCAAGCAGAGGCACGCACTTGTTGGCGAACAGGTAGCAACCGTATTCGGCGGTGTCGCTGATCACGCGGTTCATTTCGTACAACTTCTTACGAGCGATGAGGTTGGCGATAAGCGGAGTCTCGTGGAGAGATTCGTAGTAGGCGCTCATCGGCTTGATGCCCACGGAGCACATGGTTTCGAATGCGAGTTCCACACCGGCCTTGATCATGGCGGTCATGAGAACGCCGCGGTCGAAGTATTCCTGTTCGGTGATCACCTTGTCGGTAGCTTCGACCTTTTCGAATTCGAGTTCGCCCGTTTCGCCACGCCACTTGAGCAAATCCTTGTCGCCGGCTTCCCAGTCCACCATCATGGTGCTGGAGAACTTGCCAGAGATAATGTTGTCCTGGTGTTCGCAGTAGAGCGGCTTCATGATCTTCTTCATCTTTTCGGCGAGTTCCGTTGCGCGGATCTTGGCCGGGTTGGAGAGACGGTCCATCATGTTGGTGATGCCGCCATGCTTCAGGGCTTCGGAAATGGTTTCCCAGCCGTACTGGAGCAGCTTGACCGCGTAAGCCGGTTCAACGCCGAATTCCTTCACCATCTTGTCGTAGCAAAGGATGGTACCGGTCTGGAGCATACCGCAAAGGATGGTCTGTTCGCCCATGAGGTCAGACTTCACTTCGGCAACGAAAGAGCTTTCGAGAACGCCCGGACGGTCGGCATGGAGGCCAGCGGCGTAAGCCTTGGCATAGTCCCAACCCTTACCTTCGGGGTCGTTTTCCGGGTGCACGGCGATGAGGCAGGGCATACCGAAACCGCGAACGTATTCGCTACGGACTTCGGAACCCGGGCCCTTCGGGGCGACCATGATCACGGTGATGTCCTTGCGGATTTCCTGGCCTTCTTCAACGATGTTGAAGCCGTGGCTGTAAGAGAGGGCGGCGCCCTTCTTCATGAGCTTCATGATGGCCGGGATCACGTTGTGGTGCTGCTTGTCCGGTGTGAGGTTGCAAACGAGGTCTGCATCCGGAATCATTTCTTCGTAGGTACCGACCTTGAAGCCGTTTTCAGTAGCGTTCTTCCAGGACTGGCGCTTCTGTTCGATGGCTTCCTTGCGGAGCGTGTAGGAAACATCCAAGCCGCTATCGCGAAGGTCGAGACCCTGATGGAGACCCTGAGCACCGCAACCGACGAACACGATCTTCTTACCCTTGAGGGCTTCAACACCACGGCTGAATTCAGAATGTTCCATGAAACGGCAGTGGCCAATTTCTTCGAGTTGGCGACGCATAGGGATAGAATTGAAATAATTCATTTTTTGAACCTCTGTTAATTAGAATGTTTCCGGGGGGAAAGATAGCATTTTAGACGAGAGACGATAACTACGTAGGGCGAATATCGCGACAAAAACTTGTTTTTGGCATGATTGAGCCCAGTAGTTAGCACGAAGTGCAAAGACGAGAGACGAGAGAAGTGGTCAGTAAACAGTGGTTAGTGGTTAGTAAAATGTCATTCTGGAGCCCTGTCAAGGGCGATAGAATCCACCCTACGTCATTGCGCAGAGCGCATGACCGCATCAGCTCGGCAATAGAACCCGCTAGCGGTTCTGCTGCACTCGCCTCGCACGTCATTGCGAGCGAAACGCAGTGTAGCGCGGCAATCCATAACACATAAAAGGGGGATGCCTCCCCCTCGCTTCCATCGCCAGTCACAGTGACTAAGGTCCCTGAGCCTGTCGAAGGGCCGCTACCCCCTCGCCTAGGGGGACACCCCTAAAACCCTAATCCTTGACGCAACGAACCGAGAAGCCGTAGCCTTTAATGTTGTAGTACAGCTCCGCGAGTTCCTCGCGGTGAACGGTGTTGCTCAAAAGCATGCTGAACGCATCGAAGTTACCGTCCTCAGTAGAACTCCAGAAGAGCGTTTTGTCACCATCGACGTAATACCCGTCGCCTTTCCTGTAGCCGACAGGCAATGCGGAAAAACCGAAATCATCCGTTCCGTTGCTGTTTTTTATTCCAACCTGTCTCTGACTTGAGAAGCTTGCCCGCAGTCGATTTACCTTCCACCGCGGTGAACAGGGCTTTCCATTCCGTTTTGGATGGCAAATGCCAACCGCTGGGGCAAACACCTTGAACCGTATCTTTCAAGCTGCATTCCGTGCCGTAGCCGCAGTCCAACGGGTTCGTGGCTTCGGTCGCGAGATTCACCGAGTCTATAGCAGCCGCCCAGGTATAAAGACGACCAGCCACATCGCAGGTAGTGCTATCCCCATTATCACTCTTTCCAAAGCACCAACTCTTTTCCTTCACGTTTAAATCCGCGGCATCATAGTAATTAAGATTCTCCGCCATCCACACCTGGGTGCCGATTATCACAGTCTTGTAAACCTTACCATCTCGTTCATCGGTCATGGAACCATAGTCAATATCAGGATTAAATCGACATTCCTTCGGCACATTCCAATTCCAGCCCGTTTCGCCCTCCAGAAGCGCCGAACAATTTACCTCGCCTGCAGAACTGCTGCTGGAAGAAACATCACCCTGGACGCTCGAAGAGCTGATTGGATCCACGGAACTGCTACTAGACAAATCCTTCCCGCCGGAGCTCAACTCGGCACTGGACGACGATTTTACAGAAGAAGACGATTTCTGCTTTTCCGAACTCAACGACGCCTCATTCTCGCTACTGCTAGATTTTCCAAACTTTTCGCTAGAACTAGATCGCTTCGCATCACTCTGAGCGCCGCTTGACGAAGATTTCGCCTTTTCACTACTAGAAGACATCACTTCGGCAAGCTCAGAGACCTTGCCTCTGCTCGAAGAAGACAATTCAACGCCCGGCTCATCATTCGGCCCCGCCGATGTCGACGACGAATCATCACACGCCGCCAAAAACGCAACCATGCTCAACGCCACAAAAATCTTTTTCATAAGATCCACTTCAACCCAACAGCTTAATTTATCCAAAGGATAATATAGCTTATTTTACCCCCAAAAAAACTTCAAAATTCAGGACAACAATCTGGGGAGTCGCTGTCAGTCCTTTACGCAACGGACGGAATGTCCATAGACCTTATTGGCATTATTCTGAGCAGCCCTGTCCCAATCGTAGTCCAGAAAAACTGCGTAGGCAAACTTTTCGCTATCGCCACCAGAGGCTGTCCAGAAGTCAGCGAGACTGCCTAAGCGGTTGAAAGCGCCAGTGTTATAGATTATGCGGCCAGCAGGCTGTGCGGCAAAACCAACCGAATCAGAACCGTTTCCATCCTTATACCAACCACTCTGAGACTTCAGCATCTTACCAGCCATTGATTTTCCGCCCACTGTCGTGAACAGGGTAGTCCATTCAGTATTTGATGGCAAATGCCAGCCACCAGGGCAAGACCCCTGCACCTTTTCTGGCATTTTGCAAGTCTTGCCATAACCGCAATCCACCCCGTCACCATCGTCGTAAAGTTTCACCGAGTCAATCGCCGCAGCCCAGGTGTAGAGCCTACCATACTTGGCACAATTGCTAGAGACGTTGCCGTAGCAAAAACTACCATTGGCTATGGCGTAGTTCAAGTTTTCCGCCATCCAGGTCTGTTCGCCAATTTTCACCGTTCTGTAAACTCGCCCGTCACGACTGTCTATCATAGAGCCATAGTCAATGTCAGGATTAAAAAAACTTTCCTTCAGCTTGTCGATAGAAGACGAATAATCATCTTCACCAGCATCGTCACTAGAAACCGTCGGCGTAGAACACGCAGCAAAGAGCGTCATAATCACAGAAACGAACAAATAAGTAGACAACCTTCGACTACGCAATTTCGTTATTCCACTTATGACACAATCAAGCATTTTCATAATTTTCTCCTTAACGCAATGGTTTGACCCATCTTATGTAAATATAATCATTCCCGAATCCATCTGTCCAAAAAGGCCATCTGCTCGGCGGTGTGAAACCAGTGTTCGCCGCCGTCCATCACGGTCAGGGATGCGCCGATTTTCTGGGCAAATTCGCGCATCGTTTCTAGCGAGGTCAGGTTGTCATTCGAGCCGTACAGAATCTTCGTGGGGATGCGCCACTCGATGGGGTTTTCGCGCACATAGCACAGGTATTCCCACGAGAGCGTCTCGCCGAAATTCGTCGGCATGCTTTTCTTTTCGCGAAGTTCCTCTTCGGAGACACCCGCCCACGTCATCATGTCACAAATCAGCTTTTCCAGGTTAACCATCGGCGAAATAAAATAAGCCCGCTTGATGGGCTTATCGCCCAACGCATTCATCGAGAAGAACGCCCCGATGCTATTCGCAATAAGGGTTACTTCGCCGTAGCCCGCCGCGACGGAATCAAAATAAACCGGAAATTCCTTCTTGGCATCCCACGGGGTTTCAGCCTTGTAATCAACCCCAAGAACATCGGCGTCAGGAAACAGATTCTTGTAATGCAGCGCCTCGTCAGCGTTTCCGCCCTTTCCATGCACGTAAATAACAAGATTTTTCATTTCCTACCCTTCAAATTTCCAGCCGCAGTCGTTGTGGTAAATCATCTGGCGGGTCATGCCGCCGTCGATGCAGATGTTTTCGCCGGTGATGAATCCGGCCTTGTCACTTGCAAGGTAAAGCACCATGTTCGCGATGTCCAAGGGGTTCCCGACGCGACCTGCGGGCTGCTGCGTGGCATCGGGGCCTTCATAGGTCTTGAAATCCGTATCGATCCAGCCCGGCGAAATCGAGTTCACACGCACACGGCCCGCAAAACTCACGGCAAGTGCATGAGTGAGGGCTGCAATCCCGCCCTTCGCTGCAGTATAGCTTTCCGTTTGCGGTTGGCTCATGCGGTCGCGACTCGAAGAAATGTTTATAATACTTGCACCCGACCCAAAATGCGGCGCGAAAAGTTTCGCGAGGTAAAAAGGAGCAGTCACGCCCACGGCCAGCGCGTAGCTGAATTCTTCGTAACTGCACTCGTCAATGCCCTTCATCAGCGGAAGCGCGTTGTTCACGAGCACATCCACGTGCCCGTACTTTTCGATAACGAACTGCGCAAA
This window encodes:
- the ilvC gene encoding ketol-acid reductoisomerase, which gives rise to MNYFNSIPMRRQLEEIGHCRFMEHSEFSRGVEALKGKKIVFVGCGAQGLHQGLDLRDSGLDVSYTLRKEAIEQKRQSWKNATENGFKVGTYEEMIPDADLVCNLTPDKQHHNVIPAIMKLMKKGAALSYSHGFNIVEEGQEIRKDITVIMVAPKGPGSEVRSEYVRGFGMPCLIAVHPENDPEGKGWDYAKAYAAGLHADRPGVLESSFVAEVKSDLMGEQTILCGMLQTGTILCYDKMVKEFGVEPAYAVKLLQYGWETISEALKHGGITNMMDRLSNPAKIRATELAEKMKKIMKPLYCEHQDNIISGKFSSTMMVDWEAGDKDLLKWRGETGELEFEKVEATDKVITEQEYFDRGVLMTAMIKAGVELAFETMCSVGIKPMSAYYESLHETPLIANLIARKKLYEMNRVISDTAEYGCYLFANKCVPLLADFMKNEVKKDDIGAIYGEGKTTAVDNEELIKVNKNIRQHPVEEVGAWLRERMSGMTKVV
- a CDS encoding fibrobacter succinogenes major paralogous domain-containing protein, which translates into the protein MKMLDCVISGITKLRSRRLSTYLFVSVIMTLFAACSTPTVSSDDAGEDDYSSSIDKLKESFFNPDIDYGSMIDSRDGRVYRTVKIGEQTWMAENLNYAIANGSFCYGNVSSNCAKYGRLYTWAAAIDSVKLYDDGDGVDCGYGKTCKMPEKVQGSCPGGWHLPSNTEWTTLFTTVGGKSMAGKMLKSQSGWYKDGNGSDSVGFAAQPAGRIIYNTGAFNRLGSLADFWTASGGDSEKFAYAVFLDYDWDRAAQNNANKVYGHSVRCVKD
- a CDS encoding alpha/beta hydrolase; protein product: MKNLVIYVHGKGGNADEALHYKNLFPDADVLGVDYKAETPWDAKKEFPVYFDSVAAGYGEVTLIANSIGAFFSMNALGDKPIKRAYFISPMVNLEKLICDMMTWAGVSEEELREKKSMPTNFGETLSWEYLCYVRENPIEWRIPTKILYGSNDNLTSLETMREFAQKIGASLTVMDGGEHWFHTAEQMAFLDRWIRE
- a CDS encoding SDR family oxidoreductase → MKSFENKVVVVTGGAHGIGATVVSEFEKEGAKVAYIDIRENPCFVGDLSKKEVLEKFAQFVIEKYGHVDVLVNNALPLMKGIDECSYEEFSYALAVGVTAPFYLAKLFAPHFGSGASIINISSSRDRMSQPQTESYTAAKGGIAALTHALAVSFAGRVRVNSISPGWIDTDFKTYEGPDATQQPAGRVGNPLDIANMVLYLASDKAGFITGENICIDGGMTRQMIYHNDCGWKFEG